A part of Caretta caretta isolate rCarCar2 chromosome 1, rCarCar1.hap1, whole genome shotgun sequence genomic DNA contains:
- the LOC142069064 gene encoding leukocyte cysteine proteinase inhibitor 1-like yields the protein MPCTQRRLRTQEQQNPAKRSSLSKFSSMSSENTGEWSEALRATPQIQEITNKVKPQLEEKVHKEYPVFVAVICRQLTLCGGTHYLIKVSISDSTDECVHLYVVQTLTRDPLEPELIKYQLKKKIADPLEPF from the exons ATGCCGTGTACCCAAAGGAGACTGAGGACCCAGGAGCAACAAAACCCTGCAAAGAG ATCTTCCTTGTCAAAGTTTTCCAGCATGTCATCAGAAAATACTGGAGAATGGTCGGAGGCCTTGCGTGCAACCCCACAAATCCAAGAAATTACTAACAAG GTGAAGCCACAGCTGGAAGAAAAAGTACATAAGGAATATCCAGTCTTTGTAGCTGTAATATGTAGACAGCTGACCCTGTGTGGTGGAACACACTACCTCATTAAG GTCTCCATCAGCGACAGCACCGATGAGTGTGTACACTTGTACGTGGTACAAACCTTAACTCGTGACCCACTGGAGCCAGAACTCATCAAGtatcagctgaaaaaaaaaatagctgatcCACTGGAGCCATTTTGA